One genomic window of Caldivirga maquilingensis IC-167 includes the following:
- a CDS encoding cupin domain-containing protein → MKILIINPYRDAEKIWLGNKPGEIRKVFRTISPQLTGSTMFVAGITIFEPGESSSLHSHPNSEEIDFVVQGCGEVESEGERRPFKEHDFMFIPKGVEHRHINTCDKPLILLWIYSPPGELPKE, encoded by the coding sequence ATGAAGATACTAATAATAAACCCATATAGGGATGCCGAAAAAATATGGCTTGGTAACAAGCCTGGAGAAATAAGGAAGGTTTTTAGGACTATTAGCCCCCAATTAACGGGGAGTACGATGTTTGTCGCTGGGATCACCATATTTGAGCCTGGTGAATCTAGTTCCTTACATTCCCACCCAAATTCTGAGGAGATTGACTTTGTAGTTCAAGGTTGTGGGGAAGTAGAGTCTGAGGGAGAGAGGAGGCCCTTTAAGGAACATGACTTCATGTTTATACCCAAAGGAGTTGAACATAGACATATAAACACTTGTGACAAGCCGCTGATACTGTTATGGATTTACTCACCACCAGGCGAGCTTCCTAAGGAGTAA